From the genome of Streptomyces sp. NBC_01304:
GGGTCACGAATCCGGTGCCCTACTTCCGCTTCCCCGGCGGCTGTTACAACTCCGCCGCCCTGCGCTCGATCGCCCCGGCGGGCGTCACCGCCGTCCAGTGGGACGTGGTCAGCGGCGACGCCTTCGCGACGGACGCGAACGCGGTGGCCGAAGAGGTCCTGCGCGGCGTGCGCCCCGGCTCGGTCGTGGTGCTGCACTGCACCCGCAGCGCGGCCCCCGTCACCGAGCGGGCCATCCGCACGATCGTCCCGAAGCTGCGCGCCCGCGGCTACCGCTTCGCCCGCGTCTCGGAGCTGATCGGGGCGTCGGCCGGCCGGAGTTAGGCTGGCGGCATGGACAGATCCGAGGACACCGGCGGCGACGGGGACCACTGCGCGAGTACGTCGCCGACCCCGGCCCCGCCGACCGCCGCGGGGCCGCCGTACGCGGAGTGCGTGCTGTGCCGGGAGCCCACGGAGTACCCCGAGTCGACGAAGGGCGCGACGCTGTGCCCGGTCTGCGAATGGCAGGAGGCACAGCGCACGGCCTGCTCGGGCTGACACCGCTGTGCCCGGTCTGCTGCCCGCCCGGGCCCCGCTCCTACCCCCGCCGCGAAGCCACCCCGCCCGCCAGCCCCCACACCACGCCGGCCAGCGCGACGGCCCCGAGCAGCCCCAGCACCGGCACCGTGACGGCGCCGGTCTGTGAGCCGCCGATCAGCCCCTCCACCGCCGCCTGCGCGGGCGATCCGGTGACCACCAGGGCGAGCAGCGCCCCCAGCGCGGTCAGGGCGAGCGACCAGCCCGTGCTGCGGATCACCGGCCAGGTGAACAGCGCCCCCACCGCCGCCCCCGTCAGCGCGCACACCAGGGCCGCGGCCACCCCCGCCCCGACCGCGGGCACCACCGGCACGGCCACCCGGTGGTCCGCGCTGGCCGCGTCGCTCATCGCGCTGACGACCGCCGTACCGGCCAGGCCCAGCGCACCCGCGAAGCCCAACGCCACGCCCAGGCAGGCGAGATGGACCCGCGCCGGGCTCGTCGCGGCGGCCGCGCAGTGCCGGGCCGCGGGCGGCTCCTGGGTGGCGCAGAGCCGGACCAGCCAGGCCGTGACGGGCAACAACGCGGCGGCCGCGTATCCGAGGGAGTCCAGAATCGGGTCCCCGGCCTGCGCTCCGACGGCGATGAAGATGCCGTACAGGAGCACGGGCGGCAGCCAGCGCTGAGATCGCAGGAGCAGCCCCGCCTGGTACTGGAGCAGAGCGTTCATCACACACCTGACGTAGACGTATCGGAGGGGACGCTCGCCGTCCCCGGCGAGGAACCCGCCACCTCGACGACCCGGCGCACATGCCACCCCGGCCGCGCCCCCAGCAACACCCGCAGCACCACGTCCGACTGGGCCTCGGGCACCGTCAGCCGGGCCACGCCCGCCTCGTCCAGGTCGGCCGCCACCTGCCCCGGCAGTCCTGCGGGCAGCGCCACCCCGGGCGGCCCTTCGGCCTCGATCAGGACGCAAGGTCCCGCCTCGGCCACGGAGGCGGACCCGGCCGGCCCGGCATCCCGTACCAGCGCGTCCCCCGCCACCCGGTACACCGCGTCCTCCAGCCCCGCGAGCCGGCGCGGATCGTGGTCGACGAAGAGCACCGCCCCGCCCGCCGCGACCCGCTCGGCCACCGCCCGGTCGAGCTCCGCCCGGGCGGCCGTGTCGAGGCCCGTCCAGGCCTCGTCCAGGACCAGCAACTCCGGCTCGGCGAGCAGCGCCTGGGCCACGGCGACCTTCTGGCTGGTGCCCTTGGACAGCTCGGTCAGCGGCGTACCCGCATGGCCGTCCGCCCCGAACCTCTCCAGCCACTGGTCCGCCCTGGCCGAGGCGACGGACCGCGACAGCCCGTGGATGCGGCCCAGGTGGACCAGATACCCCGCCGCCGTGAACGGCAGGGCGGCCGGGAAGCGTTCCGGGACGTAGGCCGTGCGCGGCCGCCCGAGCACCTTGCCCGCGCTGGGCGCGTCGATCCCCGCGACCACCCTGAGCAGCGTCGACTTCCCGCTGCCATTGGTGCCGGTGCACCGCAGCAGCGCCCCCGCGGGCACGTCGAGGCCGACTCCGCGCAGGACCCAGGGGCCGCCGATGCCGTACCGGCGGCCCACGCCGTCGAGTCGCAGAACGAGGCCGGTTGTGCCGGACCTCAACTCTGCGCGGGCTTGGTCGGGGTGGCCTCGCTCGGCCGGACGATCACATAGCCCTCACCCTGCAGCATCAGCTGGACCGCCTCGCCGGAGCCGCCGCGCAGCATCGAGCCGACGCTCTGCGAGCGGTGCAGCGAGGTGTGCAGCTGGCTGGTCCAGCCGACGACCGCGTCCGTGTCGACGTACACCGGATACTGCTGGCTGACGGGGATGACGATCGGGTCGCCCTCACAGATCACGGCGAGCTGGCCGTGTCCGGTGAAGACGCTGTTGAACAGGCCTCCGCCGGTCATGCCCGCGCCCTTCACCGTCTTTATCTCGTACGACAGGGTCGGGTCGAAGCACAGGACGTTCCGCCCGTTGATGGTGAGCGAGTCGCCCGGCTCGACCTCGACGATGAAGCAGTTGGCGGCCTCCTGCGCGAACCACGCCTCGCCCTGGCCGCGCACGGCCATCAGCGGCAGCCCCTCCCCCGTGACGGCACGCTTGAGCATGCCGCCTATGCCCTGACCCTTGCGCTCGAACTGCAGACTGCCGCGGTAGGCGATCATCGCGCCCTGGCGGGCGAGCATTTCGCCGTTCACCACGTACCTGATCGACTTGGAGTTCTGCAGGCTCATTCCCGGCACCGTGGCCGGCTGCGCCATGTGCTGTGCCGCAAACAGATCGCTCTTCATGCCTGCATCCTCGCGCCTGCCACTGACAACGCCAAGAGACCTTCGGATATGGAAGGGCAGACTTTCGGTTAGCGCTCCCGGAACCACCGGTCACCGAGGAAGTCGACGCGCACGGTGAGGCCTCCCGGGGTGCCGGGCTCGGCCGTGACCGTGGCGCCGTGAGCAGCGGCGATCGAGCGCACGATGGAGAGCCCCAGGCCGTGCCCCTCCGTCGCGGTCCGTTCCTGGCCCAGGCGCTGGAACGGCTCGAAGAGGCGGGCCAGTTGGTCGTCGGCCAGTGGGTGTCCGGTGTTGGTGACGGTGAGGGTCCGGCCGGTGATCGTGACGTGGACGTGGCCGTCCGGCTCGTTGTACTGGATGGCGTTGCGGACGAGGTTGGTGAGCAGGTGGCGGAGGAGGACCGGGTCTCCGTCCAGTTCCAAGGGGCGTACGTCCAGGGTGAGTTCGATGCCTTCGCGTTCGGCCGACGGGCGGAGTTCGCCCACCGTCTGGCGGGCGAGGGCGGCGAGGTCGGTGGCTTCCAGGGGGTCGGTCTCCGCCAGGCCGCGGTCGCTGCGGGCCAGCAGGAGCAGGGCGCTCAGGAGGCGTTCGGCGTCGCGGTTGGAGGTCAGGAGGTCTTCGCGTACGTCGGCGAGACCGGGCGGCAGCGGGTCGGCGAGGCCGACTTCGAGCAGGGCGCGCTGCACGGAGAGCGGGGTGCGCAGCTCGTGCGAGGCGTTCGCGACGAAGCGGCGCTGGCTGTCGAAGGACTTCTCCAGGCGGTCCAGCATGGTGTCGAAGGTGTCGGCGAGGCGGTGCAGTTCGTCGTCGGGGCCGGTGAGGCGCAGCCGTTCGTGCAGGTTCTGCTCGCTGATGCTGCGGGCGGCGTCGGTCACGGCGGCGACGGGCCGCAGCGCGCGGCCGGCCAGCCACCAGCCGAGCAGCGCGGACAGCGCGGTCATGATCAGCAGGCCGATGCCGGACCAGAGCACGATCTGCTGCACGGCGGTGTCCGAGACGCTCTGGGCGGCGTTGAGGACGACCTTGCGCAGGGCGATCCCGTCGCCGGAGGGCACCGTGACTCCCGCGTCGGGTGCGGTCGATGCGGCCGACGGACTCGGCTCCGTGGGCGACATGGACTGCCCGTCCCCGGGCTGCGCGTCGCCGCCGGACACCTCGATGGCGTCGAGGCGCTGGGTGATGCCGCGCCGGGCGAGGAGCACGACCAGGCCGAGCAGCCCCGCCCCGGCGAGCAGGAAGAGCCCGCCGAAGGCCGCGGCGAGGCGGGCCCGGAAGGGGATCCGGGCGAGCCGCCCGCGCAGTGCGGCCCGGGCCCGGGCGGCCGTCAGCACAGGCGGTACCCCTCGCCGGCGTCGGCGGCGATGACATCGGGGCCGCCGAGCTTGGTGCGCAGCCGGCTCACGGTGGCGCGCACCGCGCTGGTCCGCGGGTCGAGATGCTCGTCCCAGATCCGCCGGATCAGCTCCTTGTGCGGTACGGGGGCGCCGCGTGCCTCCATGAGCAGTTGCAGTACGGCGAACTCCTTGGCGGTGAGCTCGACGGGCCGCCCGTCCACCCGGACCTCGCGGCGGGCCCGGTCCAGGGCGATGCCCTCGTGCCGCAGGACCGAGGGCGGCAGGGCGGGCACGCGGCGGCTCAACGCCCGGATGCGGGCGACGAGTTCGGCGAAGTCGAAGGGCTTGGCGAGGTAGTCGTCGGCGCCGAGGTCGGTGAGGCCGTACACCTTGTCCTCGACGGCACCGGCGGCCGTGAGCATCAGGATGCGGGGCGGGTCCGCCAGCTCGCGCAGCCTGCGGCACACCTCGTCGCCGGTCATCACCGGCAGGTCCCGGTCGAGGACGACCACGTCGTAGTCGTTGAGCAGCGCGAGGCGCTCGGCGGCGTCGCCGGACACGGCCAGGTCGACGGCGATGGCCTCGCGGCGCAGTCCCGTGGCGATGGTGCGGGCGAGCACGTGGTGGTCCTCCGCGAGCAGGACCCTCATGACGTTTCCACAAGCCTCATGGCGTTCCTCGTATCCCAAAGCCTCATGGCGTTCCTTGTATCCCAATCACTTCCGGATTCCGGGGAGAAAGTCCGGATGATCCGGGAATCCGACCCTTGATTGCCTCAGGGAATCAGGCCCTCGATTACACGCACATAAGGACGGCGTCGGGATCGGGCTCCCGGCCTTATCTCCCTGCAAAGGCCTCCCTGGTCTTGTTCTGTCCCATGAACTTCGTCAAGCGCGCGGCTCTGAGCCTGCGTGCCCGCAAGGGGAAGACGGCGCTGTTGTTCGGCATCTTCCTCGTCATCTGCACCCTGCTGACCGGCGGCTTCGTGCTGCGCGACGGCACCGCGCGGCAGGAGGCCGACGCCCGGCGCCGGATCGGCGTGGACGCCACCGTGAAGGGCGACGAGCTGACGCCCGCGGCGGCGGACCGGCTCGGCCGCTCGCCGCTGGTGCAGCGCTACAACGCGCTGGTGGAGAGCGGAAGCAGGCCGGCCGGCCTGTCTCCCCTGCCGCCGCGGGCGCCCCGACCCGAGGGGGTGCGCGGCAGGCCGGGCGACGGCGACCTGCGGCTCACCGGCGTACGCGAGTCGGATCTGCTGCTCGACTTCGCGGTGGGCCGCAAGAAGATCGTGGACGGCCGGGGCATCACGGCGCGGGACGCGGGACGCAAGGTGGCCGTCGTGGAGCAGCGCCTGGCCGGGCTCAACAAGGTCAAGGTCGGCGACAGGATCGAGCTCGCCTCCCCGGACGGCAGGCGCAAGGAGATCTTCGAGGTCGTCGGGCTGTTCGAGGATCCTGCGCCGGAGCCGTTGCGCTGGGTGCCGGTGCGGGACAACCCCGCGCATCAGATCTACGCACCCCGCCGGGCGGTGTCCGCCCTCGATCCGGCCGCCCCGCTCGAAGAGGCCCTGTTCAAGGTCAAGTCACCTGACCATGCAGAACAGTTGAGGGGCGAGGCCAGGAAGGTCCTCGGCAAGGGGCCCTTCCGGTTCGACGTCAATTCCAAGGCGTACGAGGACCAGGTCCGGCCCATCCAGCGGATCGGTGTCTTCGCGGACATCGTCGTCTGGCTGATCTCGTTCGCCGGTGCCGTGGTGCTCGGTCTGATCGTGCTGCTCACCATCCGGGAGCGGCGCGACGAGCTGGGGGTGCTGCTCTCCCTGGGCGAGAAGAAGTGGCGGCTCATCGGGCAGCACACCGTGGAGGTCGCCGCGGTCGCCGTGCCGGCGCTGGGACTTGCCGCGCTGTGCGGCCTGGCCCTGGCCCAGCCGATGGGCGACGCGCTGGTCGACTCGCCGCGTACGGACTCCGCGAGCCGGGCCTGGCAGGCCGAGGCGCCCAGGCCCGCCGAGTTCCGGCTGACGGGCGCCGACGCCGGCCGGGTCGCCGGGGTCGGGCTCGGCATCTCGCTGGTCGCCACGGTCGTCCCGGGCATCGGGATTCTCCGTCTGCACCCCCGCTCCATCCTCACCGCATCCGAGTAACCGCCGTACGGGCGGACCGACTTCCGAGCCGGTTCGACCCGCCACCTGCCGACACCGAGCAACCGCCCCCTCCCGACATCGAGCAACCGAAGGCCACCATGAATTTCCTCAAGCGCGCGACCCTGAGTCTCTGGTCGCGCAAGGGCAAGACCCTGATCCTGCTCGCCACGTTCCTCGTCGTCACGACGATGGTGCTCGCCGGGGTCCTCATCGGCGACGCCGCCGCACGGGCCGGGCAGGAGGCCAAGCGGAAGGTCGGCGCGGAGGTCGGCCTGAGCATGGACCTGGGCAAGATGGACATGGGCGCCGGGGGTGGTGGCGAGCAGCAGCTCAGCGCCCCGTCCATCAGCGCGGCCACGCTCGACAAGATGGGCAAGTCGCCCCTCGTACGGACGTACAACTACACGTACGTCAACGGCGCGCGTCTCACGGGCGGCATCAAGCCGGTGGTCGGCAGCAAGCCCGATCCGATGGCCGCGGAGGGCTCCGGATACACCATCGCGCGGGGTGTGCTCGACTCGTCGCTGCTTCCTGAATTCAAGGACGGGAAGGCCGAGTTGGTGTCGGGCGGGCACATCACACCCGACGACAAGGACGCGTCCAAGGTCCTCGTCGAGGAACGTCTCGCCAAGCTCAACAAGCTGAAGGTAGGCGACCGGATCAAGCTCGGCGCCAACGACCCGAAGAGCAAGGACAAGGCCGAGTTCACCATCGCCGGGATCTACCGCGACCCGGCCCCGACCGACCAGCCGAACCCCGAGTACAACTACCTGCCCGGCAACGGTCTGGTGGCCTCGATCGGCAGCCTGAACACGCTCAACCCGGAGGACGGCAAGGGCGGCGATCTCAAGGTCGGCGCGGGCTCCTTCCTCCTCAACAACCCGGACGACCTGGACAAGTTCAAGAAGCTGGCGAAGGACACGGCCGGCTCCGCGCTCGACTCGTTCAAGCTCGACATCAACGACAAGGCCGTCCGTCAGCTGACCGGGCCCGTCAACAGCATCTCCTCGACGACCCGGGTCGCGATGTGGCTGATCGGCATCGCGGGCGCGGCCGTGCTCGCCCTGCTCACCGCGCTCGCCGTGAAGCAGCGGCGCAAGGAGTTCGGCGTACTGCTCGCGCTCGGCGAGAAGCGCTGGAAGCTGGTCGGTCAGCAGCTCGCCGAGATCGTGGTCGTGGCGGCGCTCGCCGTGGGGCTCAGCTCCCTGTTCACCGAGGCGCTCACCCAGCGGGCGGGCAACAGCCTCCTCGGCAGCGAGGCCGCCGAGGCCAAGGCGAAGGCCGACGCCTGGCAGCCGCCGGCGCCCGGCTCGACCGGCCTGGGCGAAGGGATCGACCCCGCCGACGCGCCGGTCGAGGGCATCGACCCCATCGGCAACCTCACCGTACGGCTCGATCCGGCGGCCCTCGCCACCGTCGCCGGCGTCGGCCTCGGCATCGGCCTGCTCGCCACCGCGCTGCCCGCCGCGAGCGTGCTGCGCCTGAACCCCAAGACGATCCTCACGAAGGGCAAGTGACCCCGATGACCAGCACCATCGACCAGACCCCCAGCACCGGCCACCCGGCGCTGCGACTGACCGGCGTCAGCCACACCTACACGGGGCAGCGCCGCCGCACGACCGTGCTCAAGCAGATCGATCTCGACCTGGAACGCGGCACGTTCTACACGATCCTCGGCCCCTCCGGCAGCGGGAAGACCACCCTCCTCAGCCTGGCCAGCGGCCTGGACGAGCCGACGAAGGGCACCATCCGCTTCGACGGCCGGGACCTCGCGGAGATCGGCCTCGGCCGCTATCGCAACCGGCATGCCGCGACGATCTTCCAGCAGTACAACCTGCTCACGTACATGACCGCGCTGCAGAACGTCACCACCGCCATGGAGATCACCGGTACGAGGCCGGCGAGCGGCGGCCGCAGGGCCCGGGCCCTGGAGATCCTGGAGAAGGTCGGCCTCGACGAGGAGATGGCGCGCAGCAATGTGCTGCGGCTCAGCGGCGGCCAGCAGCAGCGGGTCGCCATCGCCCGCGCGCTCGCCTGCGACGTCGACGTCCTCTTCGCGGACGAGCCGACCGGAAACCTGGACGAGGACACCGCGCAGGGGATCATCCGCATCTTCCAGGAGCTCGCCCACGAGCAGCGCAAGTGCGTGGTCGTGGTGACCCATTCCCAGCAGGTCGCGGCGGAGTCCGACCGGGTGCTGACGCTCCGCAAGGGGAGGCTGACGGTCGCCGCGGGGAAGTAGGGCTGTCGCCGCAGGGGGCCAGGGCTGATATCTCGCGGCGGGCGGGGCACCACCCTGCCGTGCCCCGCCCGGCGGGTACGTCCGGAACCCGGGGCCTCCCGGACGTGCTCGCCGTGCTGGCAGACTGGGACGGGTGAGCAGCCTGAACTCCCCCGCGGACCCCGCCGAGCCCACCGACCCCGTCGAGCCCGTCGGCCCCGCCATCCCCTCCGGCCCCGCCAGCCCCTCCGACCCCGAGGCCGTTCCGGACAGCCCCTTCCGGCACGAGAACGTCTCGCGCGACGAGGCGCCGCAGTACGTGCTGCCGCTGGTGGTCCACCTGGAGAAGACCGCGCCCCCGGCCCGCACCGACGCCCTGGAGACGGCGGCCCGCGCCGTCCTGGTGATGCTCAGCGACGACCGGTCGAACGGGGACGGCGAGTGGGCGCAGACGATGCGCGACTGGCAGGACGCCCGGATCCGCAAGGTGGTGCGCAGGGCGCGCGGCGCCGAGTGGCGCAAGGCGGCCGCGCTGCCGGGGATCACGGTCACCGGCAAGTCCGCCGAGGTGCGGGTCTTCCCGCCGGTGCCGCTCGACGGCTGGCCCAAGGAGCTGGCCAAGCTGCAGGTGTCGGGCACCGACCTCGACGACCCTGAGCCGCCCGTCGCGGCCGACCGCACCCGGCCGGTGCTCTGGATGAGCCCCGATGTCGACATGTCGGCCGGCAAGGCGATGGCGCAGGCCGGCCACGGCGCCCAACTCGCCTGGTGGGAGCTGTCCGACGAGGAGCGTACGGAGTGGCGCGAGGCCGGATTCCCGCTGGCCGTGCGCACACCCGACGCCGCGCACTGGCGCGAGCTGACCGCGAGCGGGCTGCCGGTGGTGCGCGACGCGGGCTTCACGGAGATCGCGCCGGGCTCCTGCACGGTCGTCGCCGACCACCCGGCGCTGCGGCGATGAGCTCGCCACGGGTCGACGGCCGGGTCGAGCGGGGCAATCGCACCCGCCGTCTGGTGCTGCGCCGCACCGTCGACATCGCCTCGGTCGAAGGTCTTGAGGCCCTGTCGGTGGGACGGCTCGCGACCGAGCTCGGGCTGAGCAAGAGCGGGGTGTTCGCGCTTTTCGGCTCCAAGGAGGAGCTCCAACTGGCCACGATCCGGGCCGCGTCGAGGATCTTCGCCGACGAGGTGCTCGCACCGATGGACGGCATCCCCGCCGGAGTCGCGCGCCTTGCCCACCTGTGCGAGGGCTGGCTCCGCTATTCGCAGGGCCGGGTGTTTCCCGGGGGCTGCTTCTTCTCCGCGGTGATGGCCGAGTTCGACGCCCGTGAGGGCCCGGTGCACGACGCCCTCGTGCAGTCGCTGGCCATTTGGATGGCGTACATGGAGGGGTGTGCGGTCGATGCCCGTACGGCCGGCGAACTGCACGCCGACACCGATCCGGCGCAGCTGGCCTTCGAGTTGGTGGCGCTGATGGAGACGGCCAACGCGCACTCGCTGCTGAACTCGGAGACGACACCGTACGACCGGGCGCGGACCGGCATCACGTCGAGGCTGCGCGCGACGGCGACGGATTCCGCACTGGTGCCCCAAACCTCCTGATACGTACGCCTGTTGAAGCTCGTTTCGAGTCGAGAAACAACTAGCACGACCGATCGTTTAGTTTTATGCTCACCGCATGAGCAATCGACCCACGCCCCCGCGACTGCTGCGCTCCCGCTGGCGCTCCGGCCCCGTACCGCTGTCCCTGTGCCCCGTCGTCGTGAGCGTCACCGACTTCACCGCGACGAGCCACCCGCAGGCGGCCGCGATAGCCCTCGCGGGACTGCGCCTGCGCCGCACCTGGCCCCGGACTCCGGGCGCGCTCGGCATGTGGCTGTGGGCCGACGTGGCGGGCCGGCGCTCGGGGTCGGTGAGCGTGTGGAACGACGAGGTCGCGCTCAAGGAGTTCGTGGGCCGCCCCGACCACATCGAAGTCGTACGGGCCCACCGGGGGCGCGGCACGATGCGCGCCCTCACCTGGGAGGCCGAGGACTTCGATCCGGACGCGGTGTGGTTCCGGGCCCGCGCCCTGCTCACCGGCACAACCGACTGGCCGCACGGCCTCGTTCGCCTGGAGGACGCATGACGAACTTCGTCGAGCTCGACCGCATCGCCGCAACGGAAACGCTCCGCCTCGTACGCGGCGCCGACACGGCCGGAAAGGAGGTCTGGGACCGGCCCACCCCTTGCGCCGGCTGGACCCTGCTCCACCTCGTCGCGCACATGACGGCGCAGAACCACGGTTTCGCGGCCGCCGCACGGGGCGAGGGCGGACTGCCCGCGCACTGGCGGGTGCGGGACATCCGCGTCGATCCCGCGCTCGCCCACACGGAATCCGTGGCGGCGCTCATCGTGCCGTTCGCCGAAGCGGGCGGCACCGAGCGGGAGTTCGTCCTGCCCGAGCTGGGCCGCGCCTTCCCCGGCCGGGTCGCCGTGTCGTTCCACTTCCTCGATCTCGCGGTGCACTCCTGGGATGTCGCCCGCACCCTGGACACCGAGGTCCAACTCCCGGACGACGTATGGGAGTCGGCCCTCCGGGTGGCACGTCGCGTTCCGGCGGACGAGCAGACCCGCGGCCCCAGTGGCTCCTTCGCCCCCGTCCGGCCGACGCCCGCGAGCGCGACACCCATGGAGGAGACACTGACCCTCCTCGGCCGCGAGCCCCACTGGACTCCGCACACCGCGGCCGCCCACTGAACTCCCACGCCTCCCTGAACAGTTGATGCTTCCCGTACGTACCCCTGGATACGGTCGACCGTCACGGCTACCACCAAGTACGCTGAACGGCCGTTCAGTTGCCCGCTCCCGGGAGGCACCTTGCTGCGACGCGTCAACGGAACGACTCTCCTCATCGCGGCCCTCGTCGCCACGCTCGGCGCCCTCGCCTTCCCCGTGTGGTCGTACGCCGACCGCTCGGGGACCGGCGAGGCCAACGTCGACGCGGGCACCGTCAACACCCAGTGGGGCCCGCTCACCGCCGCCGACCGCGACCTGGTGGTCAAGGTCAGACTCGCGGGCCTGTGGGAGCTCCCGGCCGGCCAGCAGGCCATCGAGCGCGCGCCGACCAAGGCGGTCAAGGAGGCCGGCGACCACCTCGTGGCCGGCCACACCGACCTCGACCAGCGGGTCCGCGCCGTGGCCGCCCAGCTCAACATGGAACTGCCGAACCAGCCGACCGCCCAGCAGCAGGGCTGGCTCCGCGAACTGACCGAGGCGAGCGGGGCGACGTACGAGGAGAAGTTCGCGAACATCCTGCGCAACGCGCACGGAAAGGTCTTCGCGCTCGTCGCCCAGATCCGGCACACCACCCGCAACTCGCTGGTCCGGCAGCTCGCGAGCGACGCCAACCAGACCGTGCTCGACCACATCACCATGCTCGAGAACACCGGCCGGGTGGACTTCGACGCCCTCGCCCGGGAGGCGGCCGGGCAGACCACGGCCAGCCCGACCGGCCCCGCGCCGCCGTCCGGAAAGTCCCCGCAGAGCCCGGTCCCGGCCACACCCAGCGGCGACACGTCCTTCACCTCCCGGCCCTCTCCCTCCAGCGCCCCCGCGCCCTGAAACCTCAAATGAACCTCTGAACGTCCCCCTCAGTGGGTTCGACGGCCTCCGCCGGGGCCAAGACCACTTCACGCACAGCGTCGTGCCGTACAGATCCATGCACGGTGAGGAGGGGGACATATGACGCACACCATGACGCACCTCGGGACGGGGATCGGCTGGCGGCCGGAGATCGCCGAGGCGGTCGAGGCCATGCCGGGCATCGACTGGGTCGAGGTCGTGGCGGAGAACGTCTGTCCCGGCCATCTGCCGGACTCGCTGCGGCGGCTGCGCGAGCGCGGGGTGACCGTGGTGCCGCACGGTGTCTCGCTGGGCATCGGCGGCGCCGAGCGGCCCGACCCGGAGCGGCTGAAGGCGCTCGCCGAGCGGGCCGAGTTCCTTCGGTCGCCGC
Proteins encoded in this window:
- a CDS encoding TetR/AcrR family transcriptional regulator, translated to MSSPRVDGRVERGNRTRRLVLRRTVDIASVEGLEALSVGRLATELGLSKSGVFALFGSKEELQLATIRAASRIFADEVLAPMDGIPAGVARLAHLCEGWLRYSQGRVFPGGCFFSAVMAEFDAREGPVHDALVQSLAIWMAYMEGCAVDARTAGELHADTDPAQLAFELVALMETANAHSLLNSETTPYDRARTGITSRLRATATDSALVPQTS
- a CDS encoding DUF4142 domain-containing protein, producing MRRVNGTTLLIAALVATLGALAFPVWSYADRSGTGEANVDAGTVNTQWGPLTAADRDLVVKVRLAGLWELPAGQQAIERAPTKAVKEAGDHLVAGHTDLDQRVRAVAAQLNMELPNQPTAQQQGWLRELTEASGATYEEKFANILRNAHGKVFALVAQIRHTTRNSLVRQLASDANQTVLDHITMLENTGRVDFDALAREAAGQTTASPTGPAPPSGKSPQSPVPATPSGDTSFTSRPSPSSAPAP
- a CDS encoding TIGR03086 family metal-binding protein; the encoded protein is MTNFVELDRIAATETLRLVRGADTAGKEVWDRPTPCAGWTLLHLVAHMTAQNHGFAAAARGEGGLPAHWRVRDIRVDPALAHTESVAALIVPFAEAGGTEREFVLPELGRAFPGRVAVSFHFLDLAVHSWDVARTLDTEVQLPDDVWESALRVARRVPADEQTRGPSGSFAPVRPTPASATPMEETLTLLGREPHWTPHTAAAH